Below is a genomic region from Syngnathoides biaculeatus isolate LvHL_M chromosome 5, ASM1980259v1, whole genome shotgun sequence.
CTCAGCCAGAACCTTCCAGCAGGTCCTGGACTTCGCCTACACGCAGAGTCTGGAGGTGTCCGAGGACGACCTGCGGCAGCTGCTGGAAGCCGCTCGGTTTTTGGAGATGGAAGCGTTGGAGGAGCAGTGCCGGCTCCACTTGGACGCACTCCTCCTCGGGTCGGGAGATGAAGCGGGTGAAAGGCCCGATGAGGAGGCGGCGTTCGAAAAAAAGCAACACCGAGGGGAGAAACTGCGAGAGACTCCCGGGGTCGAAAACACCGCAGAGAGGATCAGCGCAGAAGAGCCGAGAAAAAAGTCCAGACTGTCGACTTTCGGCCGGAAGAGCGTCATCACCAGCTCCGCCTCCAACTCGTCCTCCTCTCCTTGGACCGTCGCAAACCACATGTGGAACTCTGTCAGCACCCTGAGACAGATCGCCCAGAACTACTCCTCCTTGTTCGCTCACTCCCAGCCGGCACCGGCGGCCTTCCCCCTGCAAGGGCCCCTTTTCCACGCCGCTGCTCAGCAGTCACCGCTGGCAAGTTTGCATCCGCACTACGCGCAACATCTTTACGCCGGCAACGGGGGGACGGGGGCCGACGTCGCCGGGGGCCGGACGCAGGGGGCGAAGAAAAAGGCCGGACAGAAGCCGGACAAGACCGGTGAGATCAGGTAAGTCGGTCCATACGCGCCGACTGCGCAAAATTAATATACAGCATGTATGTAGAACAGGGGTGCGTCGATAATAAtatcgttattattattattataataataataataataatccaatgcaaactgAAAGTAAGTGTGGCATTTtggaatgtgattcaatgagtgaggcatgactgcttgttacatccaatggcacaattcacatacgtactgtaaaaaaatgaaaagaagaagccactggtttcttttaggcagcacacggaactttctctaacaacagcCGCTACTCCGTCACACTCTCTTTCCTAGTTTTACCttacacacccccccccccactcttaaagacgtacactcataattactaaTGTTACAggacttacgcagcccatcaatgggTTTTGCAATGACAGCCTCCACCGCAGCTGCttcagttagcaacacagtctgggcaacgtagagcaaacaCGAGCTAGACACGCTGCTTATATTTACTTTTGAGATTAAtgaagaaagttaaaaaaaaaagaaatgctgttgttttaagatgcaatgactgtcggagtatgtgaataatcgaagaaaaaggggttaaactggacgagattttcatattttctgagtgggaaaggtctggtctgaagccaaagtagaaagtgcaggatgagatggtgggtcattttaaaattccagcctgatccaggatgaaagcaccgacaatacagtgcacaaaaagctaattctgtattttaaatatagaaggAAGCACAACatcaaccttaaaacggtttgtccgtcccccccccaccctctgtcgtcggtagctcgcgagaggctggctgcttgaaaagtagatcttggggtaaaaaagtctgagcaGCCCTGATGTAGAACATAATTCCTAAACCATGTCAcgatcaaatatttttcaacagcAGTCCCTTACATCCCCATTCCCTCCATTGTCCTTTTGTCTAAAACGTTATTAATCAATCAGTCAATTTCTTCCTCAGGTTgtgccgtttttgttttttgtttttttttgcatcatttccCCTAATTTGCCTGCTTTTTCCCTCCAGAGCTTTACAGTACCTGACTCATCGACATGTGCCGTCCATTACAGAGAAAAGGAACCAGCGTcccaaaaaactaaaataaaatcccaactacaaataaaaataatcatcaggctttttttttttttttgctttcatgcCTGGTAACAGTTTTAACACTCTCAAAGAATTGTTATTGTATCATTGTGTGTATTAATTTTTCCACAGTGTAATACCAGGGTGAGTGTGTGTCTAGGGGAGTCCCCTCCATTTCTCCCCACCTTTGCACAAATCAAGATTTTCCACCCACCTAAAccttgtttgcaaaaaaaaaaaaaaaaaaaaagcgcttgtttttttattcttttttttttacactcagtGAAACTGTTTTTGAACTTTGTGGAAAAATGAAGTATTACTTTGTTTCGCTGAACGATCGTCTTCCTCCCACTTCAACGCAACGCGACACTTAAAATCCCCTTCAGAGGCGAGCAACTTCGCGGTATTTCATCCTGCGGGTTGAAAGGAAGTCATACGCTCACAGGCCACTATAGCTagtacttatatatatatatatatatatatatatatatatatattattaactCTGACAGTGCAGACAGATGAAACTATTTTGTAACATTTCAATGCGGTACTactgatgtatttatttaacgcTTGGGTTTTACTCActcaaaatgatttcaaaacatttttcaggtacttcggcttcctcccacgttcttaaaaaaaaaaaaaaaggcgttaAAGACGCTAAAGTGTCCACAAATTGTGAATCTTTGTTTGCCAACCGCGTACAgtatgcgccctgcaattgggccGCCCGATGAattcataaataataaataaataaaatgaaaaataattaattaattcgaTGTACGTAATAAAAGGGgcacaaaaatattatttattgctTCAtttccatagttttttttttttttaaagacgctAAAGTGTCCACAAAGTGCGAATCCTTGTTTGCCGACCGCGTACGGTAtgggccctgcaattgggtcgcCCGATGAattcataaataataaataaataaaatgaaaaataattaattaattagatgTACATAATAAAAGGGgcacaaaaatattatttattgctTCATTTCCATAGgttgttttttctctttaatACAATGCACAGGCTTTGCTTGTTCCGTTCATAACTCAAATATCGACACCAGATGAGAATAAAACCGTCGCACGTACAAAACAAAATAGCGGCTGGTTAATTTtgtaattgttgtttttatataatttatatttacaaAGTCGAATAAGGAATTGGGAGTAAAAATGGCAATCGTCGGTCGGCCGTATTAAAAtgctcaaaaatgtttttgtactcATAACAATTGAATTACTACtataaaaatgatgtttttgagTCATGTAAATTTGAGGAAATGAgttttaacttatttttattAAGATGTACTATTTTACAAGTGTGGCACAAGACTAATGGtgcacatttttatatttcattatgAATaggatttgtactttttttttaaaggaaataagtAGTGGTAGTACTGCTTCAGATTATATTTTCATTGTAAACGGGTGTtacatttctttcaaaatttCTTTTCAGAGATTTACTCTCGCTTAGTGACATatgcagtctttttttaaacatgaacaTGTTTTCATTATCCGACAGcgtggggttaaaaaaaacaaaagtgacagtTGTTAGTTTTCATTTGTAAACAAACGGCGTCATTCCCTCCGCAGTttccccgccgccgccgacgagGAGGCGCCGAACGACGGCCAGCACTGCGGCGGCTCGTGTCGGTGCCGCGATCCGGCCTCCTCGCCCCGAGGTAACCCGACGCCGTAACGCGCAGAAAACGAGTGCAAAAGAGGGCCAAGCGTGTGGcgccgtgcaaaaaaaaaaaaaaaaaaaattaataacacTTGTCGTGACCTCCGAAGTCGAGCGACGCAGTGGAAAGTCATGAGAGTTGCGGTTCAGCGAGCATGGTGCAGCGTGTGGTTTACTAGATACAGCCAAGCTGCAGTACAGTATGTCCTGTACAcaagtgtggtgtgtgtgtgcgtgcacagaAACAACATCACACAAGCTGTACAGGCAATATGTATTTCTAAAACTGTTTGCTGGATTGTATGAAACTAcggtgaagaaagtaagtatttgaacaccctgctagattgcaagttctcccgcttagaaatcatggaggggtctgaaaattttcatcgtaggtgcatgtccgcggtgaaaaatccagaaatcacaatgtatgattttttttttaacaatttatgtgtgatacagctgcaaagaagtatttgaacaacccattcgtgggcagcgtcccatttttgggacatcatgattttcacgcattatatccttcaccATATCAGAATGtcaaagtgttttaatctgaagacaTAATCTGGTATCGGAGAtcataactcatcggtcaaagttagcacggagttatttccctttccttcctgacccaatatggctgcctcaagtacacatggagcgttttccaagagaagaaagggagaaaagtcagtatgcaaccaagtttgtcttcaaaatgctaatccatcggcattattaatgcgtaagtgtcgttctagaataagaattcatgaataaacatatctccagtatgtaccacttcacagaactgataacataccggtcccagttttgggacgctgcccgcaacagggtacatcttttttgacCTTTGTTTTAtaagttaaacaaaaaagaagtgtcatttccttgattgtggcctgtgagGATACTTTTATCtcaacaaggcaaaaaaaatctgccaccCTGCCaatgaatgggttaatatttggaacagtagcctttgtttgcaattacagaggtcaaaggtttcctgtaggtgttcaccaggtttgcgcacactgcaggagggattttggccgactcctccacacagatcttctctagatcaggcaggtttctgggctgtcgctgagaaacacggagtttcagctccctccaaagattttctattgggtttaggccacgccggaaccttgatatgcttcttacagagccgttccttggttttcctggctgtgtgctttgggtcattgtcatgttgaaagacccaaccacggcCCATCTTCAGTGTTCTgactcagggaaagaggttgttccccacaaTCTCCCaacacatggccgcggtcatcctctccttaatacagtgcagtcgtcctgtcccatgtgcagaaaaacacccccaaagcatgatgctactacccacatggttcacagtagggacggtgttctcggGAGGGAACTCATCGAATGAatatcttcctccaaatacggttagtggaattaagaccaaaaagttccattttgctctcatctgaccacaaagctttcccccatgactcctctgagtcatccaaatgatcactggcaaacctaagacgggccttgatgtgctggtttaagcaggggaaccttccgtgccatgcatgatttcaaacgatttcaaacaaacaatgacgtcaccttggaaacggtggtcccagctcttttcaggtcattgaccaagtcctgtcgtgtagtcctgggctgattcctcacctcattcctaaggatcattgagaccccaccagGTGATATCTCCGACtgggattgaccgtcatgtttagcttcttccattttctcatgattgctccaacggtggaccttttttcaccaagctgcttggcaatttctccgtaaccctttccagccgtgtggagtcgtacaattttgtctctggtgtctttggacagctctttggtcttggccatgtttttgagtttgagtcttactgattgtgtggggtgcacaggtgtcttcatgcagctaacgacatgACACAGGCGCAacggattcaggataatacctgGAGTGGacgtggacctttaaaggccgactaacaggtctttgagggtcagaattctagcttgtagacaggtgttcaaatacttatttgcagctgtatcacgcaaataaatcgtttttCGATGATGTCTCTCACAGCGGAcgtccacctacgatgaaaatttcagacccctccctgatttctaagtgggagaacgtgcaatatagcagggtgttcaaatacttagtttcttcactgtatatttgtagcgcttttttcctttttttatcttACATCTATGCTGAATGGCACATCGTGCTCTTAGCTCACAAGAGATAAGTTTGAaagtgaaaaacacaaacatctaTACAGTACAAGGACAGATAAGACTAATGCAGTGCGATATCAAAATTACCCATCAGTGAACTCTATCTTGACGACTGAGCGTCCTCATTTTGTGAGAAAGTCAATGGAAAACGGAGTGCACTTTATCAAAAACATCACAGTGCTTTGCGAAGGCAAATTCACGCACACGTTCATACAGCAGATGGGCGCCAAggcccatttttttaataccgCCTCTCCCCATTAAGGTCGCACACTGTAATATTATTTGttgaattgaagaaaaaatgattttgagagTTGAGTGGTCATGTGAAggatgtcaaattcattttcagcGCGGGCCAtgttgtagttacagtttccctcagaaggtcgttatgactgtgaaactacATAAATGTTTAAACGCCTCATCAAGTTATTGCAGCTATGCAACAACTTGATGGGGAAccagttttaaaatcagaagtcAAAAATTATAGTTTGTTCATCTAATGTTCAAACAGCTGGGTGTGTTTTTGGCAAAACATGCTTAGAAGAGCTCAACGTTATGTGTcacacaataaataataaaatgggaGACATGGGAAGGCGGCactgtggcgcagctgtaaaccGTTGAGCTCAACAGTTCTGGGGAtcgcggttcaaatcccgaccctgcctgtgtgaagtttgcatgttctaccctttctctgcgtgggttttctcccacatcccaaaaacatgcaacattaattggacactgtgactgttgtctgtctctacgtgccctgcgattggttggaaaccagttcagggtgtaccccgcctccagcccgatgacagctgggatgggctccagcactcccacaactcttaagaggataagtggctcagaatatggatgcAAACAGTGgaacagattttagcaagaatcatggaagttgttaCCCATGAGCTgcttttgcaggccacataaaaaagatgtggtgggccagatttggccctcGGGCCTAGCATTTGATACATGTGCTGATTGGATTGTCTTCTGGAGGTAAAAAGACGTCTATGCAAGCAAACATTCATGATTGCTATTATCaagattgttgttttgttgatgtccacccatccatccatccatccatccatccattttctttaccgctaatcctcacaggggtcgcggggagtgctggagctgtcatcgggcaagaggcagggtacaccttaaactggttgccaggcaatcgcagggcacatagagacaaacagccgcactcacaatcatacctaggggcaatttagagtgtccatttaatgttgcatgtttttgggatgtgggaggaaaccggagtgcccggaggaaatccatgcaggcacggggagaacatgcaaactccacattggattgaacccaggacctcagaattgtgaggccaacgctttagcagctcaCCCACGGTGACGCCCCTGAATGGAACTactctattttaaaatgaaatcatgtTTACAGGTGAGGCCTGCGCATGCTGTCGGCTCTTCGTGACAGACTGCGAATCTCAGTCCAATCGACAAGATTTGAGAGGCGAAAAACCGTATCAGTGCCAAGACTGCCCCAAGAGGTTTAGCCTCAAACACCAACTGGACACGCACCACCGAACTCACACAGGTAAGATCGTGTCACTGAATAATACTAATTAACATGAAAAGGGTTAAATGCCAACAGAATATTGGGCAAAACTCTGGTACATAAACAGTACCGTATTTtgtccgcactataaggcgcacctaaagggttttaattttctcaaaagccgacagtgcgccttataatccggtgcgtcttatatatgggtcaatattgagcctttggtgcagctccatctaatggatgcataacgtaaccccagcctctactgtagcgtctattctatccGCCTtttaatgcggtgcgccttatatgcgaaacatttttttaaaatacggcattcattgaaggtccgccttataatgtggtgcgctttataatgcggaaaattcGGTACTTTATATACAGTACGTAAAGGAATTTGGTGGTGATCCAGTTCAGGCCAGCCATGACTGTTGACCCGTGACGTGAGTTGAAGTGAATCGCTCGAATGTAAAAGTGAACACACCTCTTTCTGCGCTCCCATCGATCCGAAGGTGAGAAGCCCTTCGAGTGCCGACTGTGTGGCCAGCGCTCCCGAGACTTCTCGGCCATAATCAAGCACCTGCGGACTCACGGCGGGGCGTCTCCTTACCGCTGCACGCTGTGCTTGGAGTTCTGCAGCAGCCTGGTGGCCATGCAGAGGCACATCAAGAGCCACCCGGTGCACGACTTCCCCCCTGACTGGACCATCGGCAGAACCTACCTGTACACGTCCCACGTCACTCAGCACTGACACGATCCACGCAACCATGCGCTTGCCGTCTTCTTGCGACACGTGCCGCTTTGGAGGAATTGACCCACGTCGGCCTGTTTCAAAAATCCCGTGTGATCCTTGAACACAAAAGTTAGCCTACTTTTGGATTATccaacatttttaatataagACAAAATGATTGGCACATTTGAGAAAACTACACTTGTAAGTAACTGGTGTTGCATATTAATATCAAGATCATGGGTTGAAATACAAATTGTGATACAAAAGAGAAATGAGATACACAGCCGAGAACTTACGAAAAAAGTAAGTTGTATTCAGCAGATAATATCAGAAAACACACTTAAAGGGGACAACACGACCGCTGGGTGTAACAGGCTACGGGACGACAGGCTTGCAAAACGAGGCAACGGAGCCCTAAAACCTGCCCCCTACAAAAAGCCCCGAATACCTTGCATCCATTTCAAACATGCGATCACCACGAAGTGAGATCATCTCTGACAGCAAACCAAATAAAGTTACAGCGTATAACTTTgggtgtcattgtctcccattacccCAAGATGGGtacggtgtgacagtctgagcgctccccggTGCTGAAAGGttttcttgtgattaatgcgcatgcgtgtatgttttgtaaacttccggccgtTGTGAAACATCCCCAAccgtgcttcaacatgtgccattcgacaacttatCGCATATCTTGtcgtatatctttttttaatcaacttttgttttaaggttagcttagggttaggttataatgtatgttagctccctctatgtagaagaaggggaactatgagaccgggacatttcccagtaagcctctgctacgtacccagagttcccctgcaagcgcattcatcacaagcagacttttcagcacgggggagcgctcagaccgtcacggcTCACTACTGAGAAAAGGGTGGGATGGTCCCACTTATCGCAACTAGGCCTACATTCAGCATGGTCTGGAGTTTTATCGGTTCCGATTCAGAAACTCAGACTTAGAGAAACTGTTTTGCAAGACACGATGCAAACATTCAGTGCAAGACAAAACTCTCAGCGAGAAATCAAACTATCGATATAACTTTGAAAAGTGTCTTACCTTCAAGGAATCTCTTCTGACCTGAACCTCCTCCCCCAGTGCCGAGGACTGGACAACCCTTTCCGTACAGATTCAAAGAAGACACCTAGAGCAAGGAGAGGCATGATTACGTTTAACGCCAATGTTAAATGAATTattgttaaatttttttcacatgaagCTCAGTAAATTTAAATCAGAGCCGACCAAAGTAAACCATacaagaaaaaagtaaataaacagaCCAACCTGCAGCCCGTGTTCCCACATCTTGGTTCTTCAATCACTTGATGATTCCTTCTCAACGATTCTATGATTCTATATCGATGATTAAAACCCAATTCAAACAGTTCTGATCTAAAACTCCATCACTTTGCTTTCCCGCTTCGAAGAGCGGCGGCGCAACATCATCGGCGACACTATACAAACACGACGTACCGCTGATAAAGACAGAAGTGCGACGTGTCTGTTGAAACATCTTAACATCTTTATTTAgacaaataatataaataaaaaaagtgcataGAAAAATTAAACGGGTTTAGAAATACGtgtacaaatatttacaaactCAGGGTTTATTTTTACATGGTAACAAAGACATAAATTTAAAGATCACAATTTTCCTCATTTGTCTTTTAAActtactttaaaataaccctactatatatattcatatatttatatatatatgtgtgtgtgtgtgtgtgtatatatagaacATATAGCTTTCTTAACAGATTCTGGGCAAGATGGTCttgatgggtttttttcctctctcttttcttttagACAGGTTTGATTACAATTTTGCATCCTTCATTgaaaccacaaacacacacacacacacacacacatctaaaaTGACACAAAGTCAAGTGCTTGACAAGCACACACACCAGCTCTGCAGACATGAAAACTGAGTTATCCTCCGTTTTTGCATCAGTATTCCCAAACATCTGTCGTGACAGCTGAGGTAGAATCCTTGCAATGAGTTGTGAGCGActctcttactttttttttttccaagatagGTGATTGACACTTAACCTGGGCTCCATCTCAGTGATTGGACATGCAAAATGGACACAGAGGTTGACACAAACATTGAAATTCTgctcaaaaattattttttgggggggtggggggtgggatggGGTCACGGTTAGGTCATCGCGGGATTAAGGAGGCAAACAGTGCTCAATTTAGTTCTGTGGCAATCTCCAAGACCGTCagttgtcacaaaaaaaaagaaaaaaagaaataaaagatacTTTAAAAATACCTGGttcaaaatttttcaaaaataaggcCATAAATGTATTACTCGATTGCCTCAACAGAAAATTCaagtaaattaaaacaaagtacAAAACTTGTAAACCAAACAACAGAATGGGCACTACAAATGGGAGCTGTACACCCACCACCATTTATATAAAACAACTTCTCACCATTAGAAGTAAAAACCAAATATGCGAATAAATATCACAACTAATTTCAAACAGTGTGAATTCAATTACGCTCATTAAAAGACAGTACTGAACATCACTAAGAACAACAATTCCTTAATTACCTAAAATTAGGCGCCGAGTGCGTTCTCCCCGGCGGCTCCGCTTTCCACATCGACGGCTCGTTGCGGTGCAAAAAAAAGCCTGTCGGGGAGCCCAACGCACACACTTAGTGGCAATTTTACACCAGCACTCTCTTCCCGATTTACAGAAAACCGTAGCGGGTGTCGCAAAAACGGGAATCCGTCCGGCCGACAATGTGCAAGGGTGGGGCAGGCTCGCCGGAATAGCGAAAAAGTAGAGccgaataaatacatttctaaaaCGTTTTGGTTTGGGTAGTGTTTTGCTACATACACTGTACATCAGATAAGCCTATTCATTTCACTGAAACGTTTCTCCCCAAAAATGGACAGAGAAGATGACGAGTTATCCAATGTTGTTAAGTACTGCCAGAgagcatttatttaaaatacgtgTTCTGAAAACGGTGATCACCCGGGCTAAACCAATCATAATCCGCAGGACGTCTCAGTCCTGAGAATACCTCTCGATGCTTAGCACCGTGTTTGTCACCTGGAAGGAAGGGGGTGCGGGGGTTAAAcggccacaaaaataaaaataaaataaggttCAGGTGAAATGTATGGCTGAAGAACTGACCTCACTACAACACAGATGGGCATTAATGTTCCCGTCAACTAGCAGATGGAGCAAAGATTACAAAGGGATTACAGAAAGACGTGTCCTCTCCTCtggaaaaaaagaccaaaatttaaGGTATCGCTCGAAGCCAAGCGGTAGCTTTTCGCCGTTGATTTTCAACAGATAAGGCTTGATGTGTGTATCCGAGAAATATGGCCCCCAACCATATTATAAATAATCAAAAGGTGAGGCGTCGTCACAGGCAGCCTTGGGGTACCCCTTCGAACACGCATCAGTGTAGGACATCCTCTTCGTCTGCTCCTCCGGAACAATGTCAACTTGTCTCAAAAGTGGCTAATTCCCGTTCCGCGCTGAGTGCCTTCGACATGTCGGGAGCTCCATCCAGTGCCACCTTAATTTAAGGCTTTCTCGTAAACAAAAGAATCTCTCCGTCTCAAACGACGACCAACCGCTCAGTTGAGGAAACGTCGACAGCGCCGGGCCCCGCAGTTGCAGTTGAGCTTGTTGCTGGCGTCCTCGATGGGGAACTTGTAGTCGTAGGTGAGCTCCTCTCCCCTGTAGATCTTCCTCAACGCGAAGATGACGATGTGCTTGCGGCCCTCCACGTTGATCACCCGCGAGTAGCAGTTGGGCTCGCACGAGTGGTTGATGAACCTGGCCGCGTTGCCGTGCATGGTCGCGTCCACCACGTCAAAATCATCGATGCGGAACATGTAACAGCCAATACCCTGgccaaacagaacaaaaaaaaaaaaatacattaggtccctccttttattgtttttttaattttgtatcatGCAGTGTTCCAAAGTTTAATCGTTTACTCCTTTGTCTTCTGTGTTGTACTGCAGCGTCAAAACACGCCGCGCAGTACTGCGATCTACTGGAAGAGATGTTGTGTTATTATGAAATGCAAGAAGAAAGGGCAAAGAAGCTCCCAGACTAAGAGTACCAGAACGGAAAGGCCAGCCACACATGGAGCGACGCGACTTAATTAGAGCTCCCCTCTACACATCTACCGATGCGCTGCAATAGGGAAAACTGCAATGTTTATTGTATACTCTACAgcacttttttattattattattattattaaaccaCAAAATCACACGGTGTGATTGTCAAGGAAAACTCTGATCTCTGAGGTTGCTGTAGCATAATAATGCAAGGAAACTTCCATAAATAAAAGAGTATGAATATTTGAGAGGCAGTTCATTAATCAATAGTTGTTTGCATAGATCAGAGAGAATATATGCCCAGAAGTATTGTTGCATGCACTATTTGTACAATAATTTCCAGACTAAAAGCCGCGCCTTTtgtcacacgttttcaaccgtgcggcttatgcaatgatgcggcttATTTATGAATTTTTTCGGGCGGTCGCCAGgaggcgctcgagcagaaaaggtaagagtgaggcaggtggaatatatgtgtcgaggaaaacgcaagtttaatgtaacttcgcgcATGAATAAATTGAGCATGAACAGGCcgtcatcatggaaaatgcaagaagaaatgcatatgatgcagttttcaagttaaaagcaatcgagctggctgAGAAAGAAGgcaacagagctgctgcacgtaaacttggcagAAATTAATCAATGGTATGCAGCTGGAAACACCAGCGGgtagaactggagcaatgtaaaaagaagaaaaaagctttcggaggtaataaaagcaggttgttgctgctgtgttactgccgcgtcacaagctctgtttggaaagaaaggcTAATGTAGAactttaaaactctttctgtgtacagtctttctttggaaatatctcatgtttcaatgtggacacgtgcggcttatagacaggtgcg
It encodes:
- the zbtb32 gene encoding zinc finger and BTB domain-containing protein 16, whose amino-acid sequence is MIRLDNSQYFHFLHRANALRRSGSLCDALISVKNQTFKAHRLVLACASRRLEKKLGQAATEREVHCTLEDLSARTFQQVLDFAYTQSLEVSEDDLRQLLEAARFLEMEALEEQCRLHLDALLLGSGDEAGERPDEEAAFEKKQHRGEKLRETPGVENTAERISAEEPRKKSRLSTFGRKSVITSSASNSSSSPWTVANHMWNSVSTLRQIAQNYSSLFAHSQPAPAAFPLQGPLFHAAAQQSPLASLHPHYAQHLYAGNGGTGADVAGGRTQGAKKKAGQKPDKTGEISFPAAADEEAPNDGQHCGGSCRCRDPASSPRGEACACCRLFVTDCESQSNRQDLRGEKPYQCQDCPKRFSLKHQLDTHHRTHTGEKPFECRLCGQRSRDFSAIIKHLRTHGGASPYRCTLCLEFCSSLVAMQRHIKSHPVHDFPPDWTIGRTYLYTSHVTQH